A DNA window from Capnocytophaga sp. ARDL2 contains the following coding sequences:
- a CDS encoding carbonic anhydrase, producing the protein MSHSYKQIFENNKQWIEKKLGEDSNFFDKLAEGQSPEYLYIGCSDSRATAEELMGLKPGEVFVHRNIANVVNTLDMSSTAVIEYAVSHLKVKHIIVCGHYGCGGVKAAMTPQDLGLLNPWLRNIRDVYRLHKEELDAIQDEKARYNRLIELNVQEQCINVVKMACVQERYIQEHYPIVHGWVFDLKTGKLIDLEIDFEKILNDIQKIYDLTNTKWGMGKSQNKNLK; encoded by the coding sequence ATGTCACATTCGTACAAACAAATTTTTGAAAACAACAAACAGTGGATTGAAAAGAAATTAGGGGAAGATTCTAATTTTTTTGACAAATTAGCAGAGGGACAATCTCCAGAATATTTATACATCGGTTGTTCGGATTCTCGTGCTACGGCAGAAGAATTGATGGGTTTAAAACCAGGTGAAGTATTCGTACACAGAAACATTGCCAATGTAGTAAATACTTTGGATATGAGTTCTACGGCGGTAATCGAGTATGCAGTAAGCCACTTGAAAGTAAAACACATCATTGTATGCGGACATTATGGTTGTGGTGGTGTAAAAGCAGCTATGACACCGCAAGATTTAGGATTGTTGAACCCATGGTTGCGAAACATTCGCGATGTGTATAGATTGCACAAAGAAGAATTGGATGCTATCCAAGACGAAAAAGCAAGATACAACCGTTTGATTGAATTAAATGTACAAGAGCAATGTATCAATGTAGTGAAAATGGCATGTGTACAGGAGCGTTACATTCAGGAACACTACCCTATCGTTCACGGATGGGTATTTGACCTAAAAACAGGAAAGTTGATCGACTTGGAAATCGATTTCGAGAAAATCCTAAATGACATCCAAAAAATCTACGATCTAACCAACACAAAATGGGGTATGGGAAAAAGTCAAAATAAAAATTTGAAATAA
- a CDS encoding class IIb bacteriocin, lactobin A/cerein 7B family — translation MNLNKLNVTELNAQEMKTTDGGILPVIAVAVAVVYVASTVHGLANGKKFNGQP, via the coding sequence ATGAATTTAAACAAATTGAATGTTACTGAGTTGAATGCTCAGGAAATGAAAACAACCGACGGAGGAATCTTGCCTGTCATAGCTGTTGCTGTTGCAGTAGTTTATGTAGCAAGTACTGTTCATGGATTAGCCAATGGGAAGAAATTCAATGGACAGCCATAA
- a CDS encoding ATP-binding cassette domain-containing protein — MLEVQITEKKYGNQLVLENLNLTITTNGIYGIVGKNGEGKTTLFHSILGIEKHKGKSTLKQQNINLQKAAYCPAEPFIYEELTASEFYDFYAELLNISYLNSKNILFDIPKNQQIKYFSTGMKKKAYLNAIFQKEYSLYVLDEPFNGLDIESNYQLMNYLKEISKQTIILISSHIIDVLYKHCEKIYLLQNKTLQEFSSENYELIEAKLVNNEKHSI; from the coding sequence ATGCTTGAGGTTCAAATCACAGAAAAAAAATACGGCAACCAATTGGTTTTAGAAAATTTAAACCTAACCATTACAACGAACGGAATTTATGGTATTGTAGGAAAAAATGGGGAGGGAAAAACTACCTTGTTTCATTCGATATTGGGGATTGAAAAACACAAAGGAAAAAGCACTTTAAAGCAACAGAATATCAATTTGCAAAAGGCTGCGTATTGTCCTGCTGAACCTTTTATTTATGAAGAACTTACAGCATCTGAATTTTATGATTTTTACGCAGAATTGTTAAATATCAGTTATTTAAATTCAAAAAATATATTGTTTGATATTCCGAAAAATCAGCAAATAAAATATTTTTCAACAGGAATGAAAAAAAAAGCTTATTTGAATGCTATTTTTCAAAAAGAATATTCGTTGTATGTTTTAGACGAACCTTTCAATGGATTAGACATTGAATCCAACTATCAGTTAATGAATTATTTAAAAGAAATTTCAAAACAAACAATTATTCTCATTTCATCACATATTATTGATGTATTGTACAAGCATTGCGAAAAAATATACTTGCTTCAAAACAAAACATTACAGGAATTTTCTTCTGAAAATTATGAGTTAATTGAAGCAAAATTAGTTAATAATGAAAAACACAGTATATAA
- a CDS encoding class IIb bacteriocin, lactobin A/cerein 7B family, which produces MNLNKLNVTELNAQEMKNVEGGAIPLIVWVAAAFFAGTFTAR; this is translated from the coding sequence ATGAATTTAAACAAATTGAATGTTACTGAGTTGAATGCTCAGGAAATGAAAAACGTTGAAGGTGGTGCTATTCCTCTAATTGTTTGGGTAGCTGCTGCGTTTTTTGCTGGAACTTTTACAGCACGATAA
- a CDS encoding type II CAAX prenyl endopeptidase Rce1 family protein has protein sequence MKKIFDLLDVYLPKNNILRFTAIFIFITLVSIGTSYFLDAIFTGSVVEIRNINEEKNIFVLFLGLIVFAPFFETLIFHWIPVFLYSYYKINSKYDLLFIFVCSIIFGILHGVNIVNILSAVIVGFLYLLFTMYYEYKGKNYFFVIAFLHLFNNLLAFLYYIL, from the coding sequence ATGAAGAAAATATTTGATTTACTGGATGTATATTTACCTAAAAACAACATTCTAAGATTTACTGCTATATTTATTTTCATCACTTTAGTTTCAATAGGAACAAGTTATTTTTTGGATGCTATTTTTACGGGAAGTGTTGTAGAAATAAGAAACATCAACGAAGAAAAAAATATATTCGTATTGTTTTTAGGATTGATAGTATTTGCTCCTTTTTTTGAAACTCTAATATTTCATTGGATACCAGTTTTTCTGTATTCTTACTATAAAATAAATTCAAAATACGATTTATTGTTCATTTTTGTTTGTTCTATAATTTTTGGTATTTTACACGGAGTTAATATTGTAAATATTTTATCTGCGGTAATTGTAGGCTTTTTATATCTATTATTTACAATGTATTATGAGTATAAAGGTAAAAATTACTTTTTTGTTATTGCATTTTTGCATCTTTTCAATAATTTATTAGCTTTTCTATACTATATTTTGTAA
- a CDS encoding SulP family inorganic anion transporter has product MNFSNFTKEIKPNFASGLVVFLIALPLCLGIAVASGAPPLAGLISGIVGGIVVGALSNSHISVSGPAAGLTAIVLAAINDLGTFELFLCAGIIAGIIQIALGIFRAGSISNYFPTSVIEGMLAGIGIIIVLKQIPNAIGFDADFHNNESLFDNGYSWDAISSYLNNMANSIHYGAIIVTLVSLAILLLWENIPSLKKLKMLPGALVAVTVGILLNQLVFAGTSLHITSEHLVKLEIPKTLDEFKFPELSGFLNPKVWVVGATIAVVASIETLLCIEAADRLDTRRRITDTNLELRAQGVGNLISSFIGGLPMTSVVVRSSANANAGATSKMSAIIHGILLLICVLVIPMVLTMIPMATLAAVLLLVGYKLAKPATIMHFWHKGKYQFIPFIATVIAVVATDLLKGVGIGLVISIYFILQGNMKRAYYFSKEELENADEISLKLAEEVSFLNKAAIKKTLKNIKENSKVTIDARSTSYIATDVLELIQDFANIRAREANIEVELLGFKTSYRDYESDQHSHIIIEHRRSI; this is encoded by the coding sequence ATGAATTTTTCAAACTTTACAAAAGAAATCAAGCCTAATTTTGCATCAGGGCTTGTGGTATTCTTAATTGCGTTGCCTTTGTGTTTAGGTATCGCCGTTGCATCAGGTGCACCGCCATTGGCAGGTCTTATATCAGGTATCGTAGGTGGTATCGTAGTAGGAGCATTGAGTAATTCTCATATTTCTGTTTCAGGACCTGCGGCAGGATTGACAGCTATAGTATTGGCAGCAATCAATGATTTAGGAACTTTTGAATTATTCCTTTGTGCAGGAATTATTGCAGGAATTATACAAATAGCCTTGGGAATTTTCCGTGCTGGTAGTATTTCCAACTATTTTCCGACGAGTGTCATCGAAGGAATGTTGGCGGGTATTGGGATTATCATTGTATTGAAACAAATTCCCAATGCCATCGGTTTTGATGCAGATTTTCACAACAACGAAAGTTTATTTGACAACGGATACAGCTGGGATGCCATCTCGAGTTATCTAAACAATATGGCAAATTCTATCCATTACGGTGCTATTATTGTAACTTTGGTTTCTTTGGCTATCTTGTTGCTATGGGAAAACATTCCTTCCTTGAAAAAACTGAAAATGCTACCAGGTGCATTGGTTGCTGTTACAGTAGGTATCTTGTTGAACCAACTCGTTTTTGCAGGAACTTCTCTACATATCACAAGCGAACACTTGGTAAAATTGGAAATTCCTAAAACATTAGACGAATTCAAATTTCCAGAATTATCAGGATTTTTAAATCCTAAAGTTTGGGTTGTAGGAGCTACCATTGCCGTAGTTGCATCGATTGAAACTTTGTTGTGTATCGAGGCAGCAGACCGTTTGGATACGCGTCGTAGAATTACAGATACCAATTTGGAATTGAGAGCTCAAGGAGTAGGAAATTTGATTAGTTCGTTTATCGGTGGATTGCCTATGACTTCGGTAGTAGTGCGTTCGTCTGCCAATGCCAATGCAGGTGCTACCTCAAAAATGTCGGCTATCATCCACGGAATATTGTTACTCATCTGTGTATTGGTGATTCCGATGGTATTAACAATGATTCCGATGGCTACTTTGGCAGCAGTATTATTATTGGTAGGATATAAATTGGCAAAACCGGCTACGATTATGCACTTTTGGCATAAGGGAAAATACCAATTCATCCCATTCATTGCTACTGTCATTGCCGTAGTTGCAACAGACTTGTTGAAAGGTGTGGGAATCGGTTTGGTGATTTCTATTTATTTCATTTTGCAAGGAAATATGAAGAGAGCCTACTATTTCAGCAAGGAAGAATTGGAAAATGCAGATGAAATTTCATTGAAATTGGCAGAAGAAGTATCGTTTTTAAACAAAGCAGCTATCAAAAAGACACTGAAAAACATCAAAGAAAATTCAAAAGTAACGATAGATGCAAGAAGCACTTCGTATATCGCAACCGATGTATTGGAATTGATACAAGATTTTGCAAACATCCGAGCAAGAGAAGCCAATATCGAAGTAGAATTGTTAGGGTTTAAAACCTCATATAGAGACTACGAATCCGACCAACATTCGCATATCATTATCGAGCATAGAAGGTCGATTTAA
- the lipB gene encoding lipoyl(octanoyl) transferase LipB — protein sequence MNKKVVLQDLGRKDYKETWDFQEKLFQEIVTIKSNNRKEGAEQQITPNHFLFVEHPHVYTLGKSGDISNLLLSEDQLQAKGATFYKINRGGDITYHGQGQIVGYPILDLENFFTDIHKYLRLLEETIIRTIAEYGLKGERSEGETGVWLDVGTPFARKICAMGVRASRWVTMHGFALNVNSDLGYFDNIIPCGIRGKAVASLNVELGVEKVDENEVKDKIIRHFSELFETEIKIIDSLY from the coding sequence ATGAACAAAAAAGTAGTACTACAAGATTTAGGGCGAAAAGACTATAAGGAAACTTGGGATTTTCAAGAAAAATTGTTTCAAGAAATCGTAACTATCAAGTCAAACAACCGAAAAGAGGGAGCAGAACAGCAGATTACGCCCAACCACTTTTTGTTTGTAGAGCATCCACATGTTTACACTTTGGGAAAAAGCGGTGATATTTCCAATCTATTGCTTTCGGAAGATCAATTACAAGCCAAAGGAGCAACTTTTTACAAAATCAATCGTGGTGGGGACATTACGTATCACGGGCAAGGACAGATTGTGGGTTATCCGATTTTGGATTTAGAAAATTTCTTTACAGACATACACAAATACTTGCGCTTGTTGGAAGAAACCATCATCCGCACCATAGCCGAATACGGACTAAAAGGTGAACGCAGCGAGGGAGAAACAGGCGTTTGGCTGGATGTAGGGACACCATTTGCCAGAAAAATATGTGCTATGGGAGTGAGAGCTTCGCGTTGGGTAACGATGCACGGATTTGCCTTGAATGTAAACAGCGATTTGGGGTATTTTGACAATATCATCCCTTGTGGTATTCGCGGAAAAGCAGTTGCCTCGCTCAATGTAGAATTGGGTGTGGAAAAAGTAGATGAAAACGAAGTAAAAGATAAAATTATTCGCCATTTTTCAGAATTATTTGAAACGGAAATAAAAATCATAGACTCGCTTTATTGA
- a CDS encoding dicarboxylate/amino acid:cation symporter — protein sequence MLQSKFKFITIAVVTIAIVLTLLRELVGLDISETTMFATRWAIAAVLIIHAFLKKNLTTWILVCMLLGVFVGIDYPNAAMALQPLSKGFIKLVKTIVAPIIFGTLVYGIAGHSDLKQVGRMAWKSMSYFITATTIAIFIGLAVINVTKAGEGIDIQNMPQEELPTTKKTSSALEHLPEHVHGLYKAANFLYDLFPENIVKSMYENQVLQVVVFSVLFGVGLAMVEEKKRKPMVEFTESLSEVMFKFTNLIMYFAPIGVGAAMAYTVGHLGVDILKNLFMLLGSLYIALIVFMLVVFVPVMVFLKIPIKQFLKAIKEPVSIAFATTSSDAALPKAMSNMEKFGVPRKIVSFVIPTGYSFNLDGTSLYLSLASIFVAQAAGMNLSIGEQMAIAFTLMVTSKGVAAVPRASLIVLIATAEQFGLPVFIIAAILGIDELMDMARTSVNVIGNCLATVVVAKWENEFDDKAPYSFDQAIEE from the coding sequence ATGCTTCAATCAAAATTTAAATTTATCACAATAGCAGTTGTAACGATTGCGATAGTACTTACGCTTTTGAGAGAACTCGTGGGATTAGACATTTCAGAAACTACGATGTTTGCTACGCGATGGGCGATCGCAGCTGTATTAATTATTCACGCTTTTCTAAAGAAAAACCTTACCACTTGGATATTGGTTTGTATGCTTTTAGGTGTTTTTGTTGGAATTGATTATCCCAACGCAGCGATGGCATTGCAACCTTTGAGTAAAGGATTTATCAAATTGGTAAAAACCATTGTGGCACCGATTATCTTCGGAACATTGGTTTACGGTATCGCAGGACATAGCGACCTAAAACAAGTGGGACGCATGGCATGGAAATCTATGTCTTACTTCATCACCGCTACTACGATAGCCATTTTTATCGGATTGGCTGTCATCAATGTTACCAAAGCAGGTGAAGGTATCGATATTCAAAACATGCCGCAGGAAGAATTGCCAACTACAAAAAAAACATCTTCTGCCTTAGAACACCTGCCTGAACATGTACACGGATTGTACAAAGCTGCAAATTTTCTTTACGATTTATTTCCAGAAAACATCGTAAAATCTATGTACGAAAACCAAGTGCTACAAGTGGTGGTATTTTCGGTTTTGTTTGGTGTAGGTTTGGCGATGGTAGAAGAGAAAAAACGCAAACCGATGGTAGAGTTTACCGAGAGTTTGTCTGAGGTAATGTTTAAATTTACCAATCTCATCATGTACTTTGCACCGATTGGCGTAGGAGCTGCCATGGCATACACCGTAGGACATTTGGGAGTAGATATTTTAAAGAATTTATTCATGCTATTGGGGTCGCTTTACATAGCGTTGATTGTCTTTATGTTGGTGGTTTTTGTACCCGTAATGGTATTTTTAAAAATCCCTATCAAACAATTCCTAAAAGCCATCAAAGAGCCAGTTTCTATCGCCTTTGCAACGACGAGTTCGGATGCCGCTTTGCCAAAAGCGATGAGCAATATGGAAAAATTTGGCGTACCGAGAAAAATCGTTTCGTTTGTGATTCCAACGGGCTATAGCTTCAACCTTGATGGGACTTCGCTTTATCTTTCATTGGCGTCGATTTTCGTAGCACAAGCCGCCGGAATGAACCTTTCGATAGGCGAACAAATGGCAATTGCTTTTACACTAATGGTTACATCAAAAGGAGTAGCCGCTGTACCGAGAGCCTCGCTGATTGTATTGATTGCCACAGCAGAACAGTTTGGATTGCCCGTATTTATAATCGCAGCCATTTTGGGAATCGACGAATTGATGGACATGGCAAGAACCTCAGTAAATGTGATTGGAAACTGTTTAGCAACCGTAGTAGTAGCCAAATGGGAAAACGAATTTGACGACAAAGCTCCTTATAGTTTTGATCAAGCAATAGAAGAATAA